In Methanonatronarchaeum thermophilum, a genomic segment contains:
- a CDS encoding cobalamin biosynthesis protein, translating to MDFFLERAIVIILALAIDMVGEPPAKIHPVIWMGSTINWLESKLNKGKKKAKGILTLLTIVFLFVGPAILIETYSGPFSYIITALIASTMFSLKNLSDMVKKTAVDDLQNKREVVQGLVSRDTNKLNEGQLNSAAVETGAENITDSVVSPLFYYALLGLPGIVLFRVVNTLDAMIGYRKPKYKEFGWFSARTDDLLNYIPSRISGILILLTGWRKGAYKVVKKNKHIKLNPGWTISAISGVLDRKLEKKGYYSINPEKQPPTNEDVTKTVKIIWKASGLFTAILITILLVGAILV from the coding sequence ATGGATTTTTTCCTTGAAAGAGCCATTGTAATAATACTAGCTTTAGCAATAGATATGGTTGGAGAACCTCCAGCAAAAATACATCCAGTAATATGGATGGGATCAACCATCAACTGGCTTGAATCAAAACTAAACAAAGGTAAAAAAAAGGCCAAAGGAATACTAACACTACTAACCATTGTTTTTTTATTCGTAGGTCCAGCAATTCTAATAGAAACATATTCAGGACCATTCAGCTATATAATAACAGCCTTGATAGCTTCAACCATGTTTTCACTTAAAAACCTATCAGACATGGTTAAAAAAACAGCTGTAGACGATTTACAAAACAAGAGAGAGGTGGTTCAAGGTTTAGTCAGCCGTGACACAAATAAACTAAATGAAGGCCAACTAAACTCCGCCGCCGTAGAAACCGGAGCCGAAAACATTACAGACAGCGTGGTATCACCATTATTTTACTACGCATTACTTGGACTCCCAGGAATAGTACTATTCCGAGTTGTAAACACACTTGACGCAATGATCGGATACCGCAAACCCAAATACAAAGAATTTGGTTGGTTTTCAGCCAGAACAGATGACCTGCTGAACTACATCCCAAGCAGAATTTCAGGAATATTAATCCTATTAACTGGATGGAGAAAAGGAGCGTACAAAGTAGTGAAAAAAAACAAACACATAAAACTAAACCCTGGATGGACAATCAGCGCTATAAGTGGAGTTCTCGATAGAAAACTAGAAAAAAAAGGATATTATTCAATCAACCCTGAAAAACAACCACCAACAAACGAAGATGTAACTAAAACTGTAAAAATAATATGGAAGGCCTCAGGCCTTTTCACAGCAATATTAATAACAATATTATTGGTAGGTGCAATCCTTGTATAA
- a CDS encoding pyridoxal phosphate-dependent aminotransferase, producing the protein MKEEEIKKYGYTPSEIIDFSASLNPYGPPQIVMDEIKRTKKQDIHYYPDSNSQHLRKKIAEKNNLNPQNIIVTAGMSELIDLIAQTYVKDKTPVIIPEHTYGEYEPSSKLNGAVIKKASMPNHQLDVNKINRQVEKNSVVFICNPNNPTGDLLSPKDIKKILEKTKETNSLLVIDEAYHDFIENPQTHKEIIKEKNDVIVMRTYTKAYNIPGIRIGYGLSNKTHIKYLLKSKIPWNVGDIPQRVIKTLLTKEADLFMDKTRKKLKENKKHLKNDIESLGLETTTSKANFLTIKVKNARETREKLLKHGLIVRDCSSFGMPQHIRIAVRRKNENKKLVKALKKTI; encoded by the coding sequence ATGAAAGAAGAAGAGATAAAGAAATATGGGTACACCCCCTCAGAAATAATCGACTTCAGCGCTAGCTTGAACCCATATGGCCCGCCCCAGATTGTAATGGATGAAATAAAACGAACTAAAAAACAGGACATACATTACTATCCAGATTCAAACTCCCAACATTTAAGGAAAAAAATAGCTGAAAAAAACAACCTTAACCCCCAAAACATCATCGTCACCGCAGGCATGTCTGAACTTATCGACTTAATTGCCCAAACATACGTCAAAGATAAAACACCTGTAATAATACCTGAACACACATACGGCGAATACGAACCCAGCTCCAAACTCAATGGAGCAGTAATAAAAAAAGCAAGTATGCCAAACCACCAACTCGATGTCAACAAAATAAACAGACAGGTCGAGAAAAATTCAGTTGTCTTTATATGCAATCCAAACAACCCTACCGGCGACCTACTATCCCCAAAAGATATCAAAAAAATACTAGAAAAAACCAAAGAAACAAACTCACTCCTAGTTATAGATGAAGCATACCACGACTTTATCGAAAACCCACAAACCCATAAAGAGATAATAAAAGAAAAAAACGACGTAATCGTCATGAGAACATACACAAAGGCATACAACATACCAGGAATACGTATAGGATATGGATTATCCAACAAAACACACATAAAATACCTATTGAAATCTAAAATACCATGGAACGTCGGAGATATTCCACAAAGAGTCATAAAGACATTGTTAACAAAGGAAGCAGATTTATTCATGGATAAAACCAGGAAAAAACTAAAAGAAAACAAAAAACACCTTAAAAACGACATCGAATCACTAGGCCTTGAAACCACAACCTCAAAAGCCAACTTCTTGACAATAAAAGTTAAAAACGCCAGAGAAACAAGAGAAAAACTATTAAAACATGGTTTAATCGTAAGAGACTGCAGTTCCTTCGGAATGCCCCAACACATAAGAATAGCAGTACGCAGAAAAAACGAGAACAAAAAACTAGTGAAAGCACTAAAAAAAACAATATAA
- a CDS encoding cysteine desulfurase family protein has protein sequence MSINKSDIIYADNNATTPIDPDVYKEMKPYLQERYGNPNSLHIKGREAKQAIEEAREKVASLINADTKEIIFTSCATESNNQAIKGIVNKTDKKGHIITTKTEHKSIINPIKHLEREGHEVTYLNVDKNGYVNPQELKKAIKENTILVSIHYANNEIGTIQPIKKLAKTTPKDIPFHTDAAQIPGKIDINVKNLEIDLLTINGHKMYGPKGIGALWINKKTKIQPLLHGGGQENNRRSGTENVPYIVGFGKAAEKAKESLKKEQKKLTEMHEKILTQIPQKIENTKINGPQKNRLPGNANISFKGIEGEALVLRLEDKGIMASTGSACASETLEPSHVLIETGVPEELAHSSLRISFGRFNEMQDVEKIIETLPEEVKKLRSISAV, from the coding sequence ATGTCAATAAACAAATCTGATATTATTTATGCAGACAACAACGCAACAACACCGATAGACCCAGACGTATACAAAGAAATGAAACCATACCTACAAGAAAGATATGGAAACCCTAACTCCCTACACATAAAGGGACGGGAAGCAAAACAAGCCATAGAAGAAGCTAGAGAAAAAGTAGCCTCTTTAATAAACGCAGATACAAAAGAAATAATCTTCACAAGCTGCGCAACAGAATCAAACAACCAAGCAATAAAAGGGATAGTAAACAAAACCGATAAAAAAGGCCACATAATAACAACCAAAACAGAACACAAATCAATAATAAACCCAATAAAACACCTAGAAAGAGAAGGCCACGAAGTCACATACCTAAACGTAGATAAAAATGGATATGTAAACCCACAAGAACTCAAAAAAGCAATAAAAGAAAACACAATACTCGTATCAATACACTACGCCAACAACGAAATAGGAACGATCCAACCAATAAAAAAACTAGCAAAAACAACACCAAAAGACATACCATTCCACACTGATGCAGCACAAATACCAGGTAAAATCGATATAAACGTAAAAAATCTAGAAATAGACCTACTAACAATAAACGGCCATAAAATGTATGGACCAAAAGGTATCGGAGCCCTCTGGATAAATAAAAAAACAAAAATACAGCCCTTACTCCATGGAGGCGGACAAGAAAACAACAGAAGATCCGGAACCGAAAACGTACCATACATAGTTGGTTTTGGAAAAGCCGCAGAAAAAGCAAAAGAATCCCTAAAAAAAGAACAAAAAAAACTCACAGAAATGCACGAAAAAATCCTCACACAAATACCACAAAAAATAGAAAACACAAAAATAAACGGCCCTCAAAAAAATAGACTACCAGGCAACGCAAACATATCCTTCAAAGGAATAGAAGGAGAAGCATTAGTCTTAAGACTCGAAGACAAAGGAATAATGGCTTCAACAGGCTCTGCATGCGCTTCAGAAACACTAGAACCATCACATGTCTTAATAGAAACCGGAGTCCCAGAAGAACTAGCACACTCCTCCCTAAGAATCAGCTTTGGAAGATTCAACGAAATGCAAGACGTGGAAAAAATAATAGAAACACTACCTGAAGAAGTTAAAAAACTAAGATCAATATCAGCAGTGTGA
- a CDS encoding iron-sulfur cluster assembly scaffold protein — protein sequence MYSDKVMEHFKNPKNMGEMENPDITAKVGNPACGDLMQVYLKIEEKNNEKYIEDISFKTFGCAAAIATSSVTTELVKGKTLKEAEKLTRDDVAEELGGLPKVKMHCSNLAANGVHRAIYEYKKKNNMEISQELEKKYKTSEAALEKTEEKMDQK from the coding sequence ATGTACTCAGATAAAGTAATGGAACATTTTAAAAACCCAAAAAACATGGGTGAAATGGAAAACCCCGACATAACAGCAAAAGTCGGAAACCCCGCATGTGGAGACCTAATGCAGGTCTACCTAAAAATAGAGGAAAAAAACAACGAAAAATACATAGAAGACATATCATTCAAAACATTCGGATGTGCAGCCGCAATAGCAACATCATCAGTCACAACAGAACTCGTAAAAGGAAAAACACTTAAAGAAGCAGAAAAACTAACTCGCGACGACGTAGCAGAAGAACTCGGTGGACTACCCAAAGTAAAAATGCACTGCTCAAACCTAGCAGCCAACGGAGTGCACAGAGCAATCTACGAATACAAAAAGAAAAACAACATGGAGATATCACAGGAACTAGAAAAAAAATACAAAACAAGCGAAGCAGCACTAGAAAAAACAGAAGAAAAAATGGACCAAAAATAA
- the cysK gene encoding cysteine synthase A, with product MKIKQNITQLVGNTPHIKLNSFSPNIIAKLEKNNPMSSVKDRIALSMIEKAEKEGKIDKKTTIIEPTSGNTGIGLAFICASKNLNLTITMPESMSKERRKLMKIFGAKLILTPKEKGMKGAIKKAQEINEQKPNTFMPQQFKNKANPKIHKQTTGPEIWNATNGEIDAFIAGVGTGGTLTGVSEYIKEVKGKKDFQTIAVEPKNSAILSGEKPGSHGIQGIGAGFIPEILRTELIDQVIPVGEKEAKKTTKKLAKQEGILAGISSGAALKAATKYIKKPENKDKLTVVMLPDTGERYLSTDLFRNL from the coding sequence TTGAAAATAAAACAAAACATAACACAGTTGGTGGGTAACACCCCACACATCAAACTAAACTCATTTTCACCAAACATCATCGCAAAACTAGAAAAAAACAACCCAATGTCAAGCGTCAAAGACAGAATAGCACTATCAATGATAGAGAAAGCAGAAAAAGAAGGTAAAATCGATAAAAAAACAACAATAATCGAACCTACAAGCGGGAACACAGGCATAGGTCTAGCATTCATCTGCGCCTCAAAAAACCTCAACCTAACAATAACAATGCCAGAGTCGATGAGCAAAGAAAGAAGAAAATTAATGAAGATATTCGGAGCAAAACTAATCTTAACACCTAAAGAAAAAGGCATGAAAGGTGCAATAAAAAAAGCTCAAGAAATCAATGAACAAAAACCCAACACATTCATGCCACAACAATTCAAAAACAAAGCAAACCCAAAAATCCATAAACAAACAACCGGCCCAGAAATATGGAATGCAACCAATGGAGAGATCGATGCTTTTATCGCTGGAGTAGGAACTGGTGGTACACTAACCGGAGTATCAGAATACATAAAGGAAGTGAAAGGAAAAAAAGATTTCCAAACAATAGCAGTTGAACCCAAAAACTCAGCAATCCTATCCGGCGAAAAACCAGGATCACACGGAATACAGGGAATCGGAGCAGGATTCATACCTGAAATACTGAGAACCGAATTAATAGACCAAGTAATCCCAGTAGGGGAAAAAGAAGCCAAAAAAACCACCAAAAAACTGGCAAAACAAGAAGGAATACTAGCCGGAATCTCATCTGGAGCCGCATTAAAAGCAGCCACCAAATACATAAAAAAACCAGAAAACAAGGACAAACTAACAGTAGTGATGCTACCAGACACAGGAGAAAGATACCTATCCACAGACCTATTCCGAAACCTATAA
- the cysE gene encoding serine O-acetyltransferase: MGKKMIGRIREDINTVFERDPAAKNTFEVVTCYPGLHAIWMHRIAHYFWNHKLKWLGRFISHLSRFLTSIEIHPGAEIGRRFFIDHGAGVVIGETTKIGNDVLMYQGSTLGGTSMEKGKRHPTIKDGVVIGADATLLGPIEIGEEARIGAGSVVLDSVPNETTVVGIPAKPVEEVKRRENKLKHADLPDPIEDEINKIHQKIRELEDKIEK, from the coding sequence ATAGGAAAAAAAATGATAGGGAGAATCAGAGAAGACATAAACACAGTATTTGAAAGAGACCCCGCAGCAAAAAACACATTTGAAGTGGTAACCTGCTATCCAGGACTCCACGCAATATGGATGCATAGAATCGCACACTACTTCTGGAACCACAAACTAAAATGGCTAGGCAGATTCATATCACACCTATCAAGATTCCTAACATCAATAGAGATTCATCCAGGCGCAGAAATCGGCCGCAGATTCTTCATCGACCATGGAGCCGGAGTAGTAATCGGAGAAACAACAAAAATAGGAAACGACGTATTAATGTACCAAGGCTCAACACTAGGCGGCACTTCAATGGAAAAAGGCAAAAGACACCCAACAATAAAAGACGGCGTTGTAATAGGCGCTGACGCAACCCTACTGGGGCCAATAGAAATCGGAGAAGAAGCAAGAATAGGCGCAGGCTCCGTAGTACTAGACTCGGTACCAAATGAAACAACAGTTGTAGGAATACCAGCAAAACCCGTAGAAGAAGTAAAAAGAAGAGAAAACAAACTAAAACACGCAGACCTACCAGACCCAATAGAAGACGAAATAAACAAAATACACCAAAAAATCAGAGAACTAGAAGACAAAATAGAAAAATAA
- the hisB gene encoding imidazoleglycerol-phosphate dehydratase HisB, translated as MKKSKVERDTDETSVSIEFNAEGSGKSEITTGIGFMDHMLDSFATHGRFDLMVYVDGDLEVDKHHTIEDIGLVLGKAIKKSVEDVDITRFGFASVPMDEAISKTSLDVSGRSYLVMEIPEGSVGGIDVVLIEHFFRSLCSNAGITLHIQAVGDDMHHVVEAVFKSFGQALKQALDESNEVLSTKGTLD; from the coding sequence ATGAAAAAATCCAAGGTTGAAAGAGATACTGACGAAACATCGGTATCGATAGAGTTTAATGCGGAAGGTTCAGGAAAGAGTGAAATAACGACTGGTATTGGTTTTATGGACCATATGTTAGATTCTTTTGCTACCCATGGTCGTTTTGATTTAATGGTCTATGTAGATGGTGATCTTGAGGTGGATAAACACCATACCATCGAAGACATTGGGTTGGTTCTCGGTAAAGCTATAAAAAAATCGGTTGAGGATGTTGATATAACTCGTTTTGGGTTTGCATCGGTCCCTATGGATGAAGCTATATCTAAAACCTCTTTAGACGTTTCAGGCCGTAGTTATCTAGTTATGGAAATTCCTGAAGGAAGTGTTGGTGGTATTGACGTTGTCTTGATTGAACATTTCTTTAGGTCTTTATGCAGCAATGCTGGTATAACCTTACATATTCAAGCTGTAGGCGATGATATGCATCATGTTGTTGAAGCTGTTTTTAAATCATTTGGTCAGGCATTAAAACAAGCTTTAGATGAATCTAACGAGGTACTTAGTACGAAAGGAACCTTAGATTAA
- the hisA gene encoding 1-(5-phosphoribosyl)-5-[(5-phosphoribosylamino)methylideneamino]imidazole-4-carboxamide isomerase, with translation MFEVIPAVDIKDGKCVQLVQGKPGTGSEYGDPVDAAERWVDSGANRLHIIDLDGAFKGRQKNFDTIRKIVEKFDVPIQVGGGIRSYSAAEKLIEVGVDRVFVGTIAFNDKKLLKKLVGSFGKSIYVSIDAKAGEVMVDGWTKGSGVNVVEACRKFEAVGVGGFLFTNIDKEGKMEGIDIGSFSEVIGATEMPVIASGGVSSIKDLDALKKVGASGAVVGTALYNGKLDFNKAIDMCSG, from the coding sequence GTGTTTGAAGTTATTCCGGCTGTCGATATCAAAGATGGTAAATGTGTTCAGCTTGTGCAGGGAAAACCAGGTACGGGTAGTGAGTATGGGGATCCTGTAGATGCTGCTGAAAGATGGGTTGATTCCGGTGCTAATCGACTTCACATAATAGATCTTGATGGTGCTTTCAAAGGACGACAGAAGAACTTTGATACAATAAGAAAGATTGTGGAAAAATTTGATGTCCCGATTCAAGTTGGTGGTGGTATCCGTAGTTATTCAGCTGCCGAAAAGTTGATTGAAGTAGGTGTTGATCGGGTTTTTGTAGGTACCATCGCTTTTAATGACAAAAAGTTGTTGAAAAAGCTTGTAGGATCCTTCGGTAAATCCATCTATGTTTCTATCGATGCCAAAGCTGGTGAGGTTATGGTTGACGGTTGGACTAAAGGTAGTGGTGTAAATGTTGTTGAAGCTTGTCGGAAATTTGAAGCGGTTGGTGTTGGTGGTTTTTTATTCACAAACATAGATAAAGAAGGAAAGATGGAGGGAATAGATATAGGTAGTTTCAGTGAAGTTATAGGTGCTACAGAAATGCCTGTTATTGCCTCAGGTGGAGTTTCATCTATTAAGGATCTCGATGCTTTAAAGAAAGTTGGTGCTTCAGGTGCAGTGGTTGGAACTGCTTTGTATAACGGTAAACTTGATTTTAATAAGGCTATAGATATGTGTAGTGGTTGA
- the hisG gene encoding ATP phosphoribosyltransferase, translated as MRIAVPNKGRIHKPSMELLEKAGLHIEDKGDRKLFARTADPDIMLLFARTADIPEYVNDGAADIGITSLDFINETGVDVELLLDLDFGVAEIVFAVPEDSEIGSPTDVEDQMNIATEFPNITKNYFGDLDIYPDIIEVSGATEMTPQVGIADGIVDLTSTGTTLKVNKLRVIDKILDTSAHLIANKESLKENSKKIREIEMAVESVLRGRKKKYLMMNVPSEKLSAVKEVLPGMSGPTVMNVESEKEIVALHVVVDESEIYQVIQKVRDEGARDILVTSIDRLVP; from the coding sequence ATGAGAATTGCTGTTCCTAACAAAGGAAGAATCCACAAACCGAGTATGGAGCTTCTTGAGAAGGCCGGACTACATATTGAAGATAAGGGGGATAGAAAACTTTTCGCCCGAACCGCCGATCCCGATATAATGTTGTTGTTCGCTAGAACTGCTGACATCCCTGAATACGTGAATGATGGTGCTGCAGATATAGGTATAACAAGTCTTGATTTTATCAATGAAACTGGTGTTGACGTTGAGTTGTTACTGGACCTTGATTTTGGGGTTGCTGAGATAGTTTTCGCTGTTCCTGAAGATTCTGAGATAGGTTCTCCAACCGATGTTGAAGACCAGATGAATATAGCTACAGAGTTTCCTAACATAACCAAAAATTATTTTGGAGACCTAGATATCTATCCAGATATTATAGAGGTTTCTGGTGCAACTGAAATGACCCCTCAAGTTGGCATTGCCGATGGTATAGTTGATTTGACGAGTACTGGAACCACTCTTAAAGTTAATAAACTTAGAGTTATTGATAAGATCTTGGATACTTCAGCCCACCTAATAGCTAACAAAGAGTCTTTAAAAGAGAACTCCAAAAAAATCCGCGAGATTGAAATGGCTGTTGAAAGTGTATTGAGGGGTCGTAAGAAAAAATACTTGATGATGAACGTTCCAAGTGAAAAACTATCCGCTGTAAAAGAAGTTTTACCAGGAATGTCAGGTCCAACCGTTATGAACGTTGAATCGGAAAAGGAGATTGTAGCTCTACATGTAGTTGTTGATGAATCGGAGATATATCAGGTTATACAGAAAGTAAGGGACGAAGGAGCTAGAGATATACTTGTGACATCGATAGACAGATTAGTTCCATAA
- a CDS encoding transcriptional regulator has protein sequence MPKQPCEIIVLHVLPSVRAQISKDLVEMGMSQQKISEIIGITPAAISQYVSGKRGYEMEFKGEVRHKIQDFAQQTYEQGNADTLEGICNICDVIKENGILCNLHDKYEEQSNECSSCKFSSVCSCG, from the coding sequence ATGCCTAAACAGCCATGCGAAATAATAGTACTACACGTACTACCCTCCGTTAGAGCACAGATTTCAAAAGACCTAGTAGAGATGGGAATGTCCCAACAAAAAATATCTGAAATAATCGGAATAACCCCCGCTGCAATATCCCAGTACGTAAGCGGAAAAAGAGGATACGAAATGGAGTTCAAAGGAGAAGTTAGACACAAAATCCAGGACTTCGCCCAACAAACATACGAACAAGGAAACGCAGATACACTAGAAGGAATATGCAATATATGCGACGTAATAAAAGAAAACGGAATACTATGCAACCTACACGACAAATACGAAGAACAATCAAACGAATGTTCTTCATGCAAATTCAGTTCAGTATGCTCCTGTGGCTAA
- a CDS encoding RNA-binding protein, whose protein sequence is MKITSRHHMRKDKIRELGDQINEKFGCTVVDSGSDVEVAETDEGHQLVFVDKKPVLMEFGGDVFLTLVGALEIDVERRRVVVDQGAIPFLLNGADLMAPGVVDADVGIGVGELFLVVEEEHDKPIAVCRAVENGDYMNESGSGKVGETLHYVQDELWDFIKGL, encoded by the coding sequence ATGAAGATAACTTCAAGGCATCATATGAGGAAGGATAAAATACGTGAGTTAGGTGATCAGATTAATGAGAAGTTTGGTTGTACTGTGGTTGACTCTGGTTCTGATGTTGAGGTTGCTGAAACCGATGAAGGACATCAATTGGTTTTTGTTGATAAAAAACCGGTTTTGATGGAGTTTGGTGGTGATGTTTTTTTAACTCTTGTTGGAGCTCTTGAGATAGATGTAGAGAGGAGGAGGGTTGTTGTTGATCAGGGTGCTATTCCTTTTTTGTTAAATGGAGCGGATTTAATGGCTCCTGGAGTGGTTGATGCTGATGTTGGTATAGGGGTTGGTGAACTGTTTCTTGTTGTTGAGGAGGAACATGATAAACCTATAGCTGTTTGTAGGGCGGTGGAGAATGGAGATTATATGAATGAGAGTGGTTCAGGTAAGGTTGGTGAAACTCTACATTATGTTCAGGATGAGTTATGGGATTTCATTAAGGGTTTGTGA
- a CDS encoding B12-binding domain-containing radical SAM protein → MSIIEKIMKNNKNQNNPTIVITSDETMMSSYTGGIFLGFSTCMPTGIFPSWLYFKTIAPPVPRKKGRAIQADYGLRMVEATLRENGFNEQEVAVVHPKDLKKTIGDETEIIAVGGHDILGINPPTSEFVEFLQTGPPLNRLKFIELIKQPAVQNRTLIVGGKSAWQVAEVDIMDRLGINHVYLGEAETKLPETIKSILKNEEVPRIIHSNQPSTHQIPSIKGATIHGLVETMRGCGRGCDFCTPSMQKIRFKPIEKIMRDVQVNIDSGLNSILLHSEDILRYGSRKITPDQQKVIKLFKKVSQTQGVKEIKTSHISLSSAYHNPDLIQEITEICMELPNQEIIGTQTGIETGSPKLLNRYMKGKALPSTPNEWPNIVEQSLGLLNDNNWFPACTLMYGLPQETEKDVKLTLDLLDNIKNTSKIVVPLNFVSMEGSALSNDKSFTAKDMQPIHWILIGECIEQSIDSIKKLQKQNKKIMTPKGNYFKTKLVNYFIKFLINNSQKYIKDLKKGKPPKDYQNLKKNYRKPEI, encoded by the coding sequence TTGAGTATAATAGAAAAAATAATGAAAAATAACAAAAATCAAAACAACCCAACCATCGTAATTACATCCGATGAAACGATGATGAGCAGTTACACAGGAGGGATATTCCTAGGTTTTTCAACATGCATGCCAACAGGCATATTCCCCTCATGGCTCTATTTCAAAACAATAGCACCACCAGTACCTCGAAAAAAAGGTCGTGCAATACAAGCCGACTATGGGTTAAGAATGGTTGAAGCTACGTTAAGAGAAAACGGCTTCAACGAACAAGAAGTAGCAGTTGTACATCCAAAAGACCTTAAAAAAACAATAGGAGATGAAACAGAGATAATTGCTGTCGGTGGCCATGACATATTAGGAATAAACCCTCCTACATCCGAATTCGTAGAGTTCCTGCAAACAGGGCCACCACTAAACCGATTGAAATTCATAGAACTAATAAAACAACCAGCTGTTCAAAATAGAACCTTAATAGTAGGTGGAAAATCAGCTTGGCAAGTAGCTGAAGTAGATATAATGGACAGACTTGGAATAAACCATGTATACCTTGGAGAAGCCGAAACAAAACTACCAGAAACAATAAAATCGATACTAAAAAATGAAGAGGTTCCTAGAATAATACATTCAAACCAACCATCCACACACCAAATTCCATCAATCAAAGGAGCAACAATACATGGACTAGTAGAAACAATGCGTGGATGTGGACGTGGATGCGATTTCTGCACACCATCCATGCAAAAAATACGTTTCAAACCAATAGAAAAAATAATGAGAGACGTCCAGGTTAACATAGATTCAGGATTAAACTCAATATTACTCCACAGCGAAGATATATTAAGATATGGATCAAGAAAAATAACCCCAGACCAACAAAAAGTAATAAAACTATTCAAAAAAGTAAGCCAAACCCAAGGGGTTAAAGAAATAAAAACAAGCCATATATCATTATCCTCAGCCTACCACAACCCCGATTTAATACAAGAAATAACGGAAATCTGCATGGAACTACCAAACCAAGAGATAATAGGAACCCAAACAGGAATAGAAACCGGAAGCCCAAAACTACTAAATAGATATATGAAAGGAAAAGCACTACCATCAACCCCCAACGAATGGCCAAACATAGTTGAACAATCACTGGGACTATTAAACGACAACAACTGGTTTCCAGCATGTACCTTAATGTACGGATTGCCACAAGAAACGGAAAAAGACGTCAAACTAACACTAGACCTACTGGACAACATAAAAAATACATCCAAAATCGTCGTACCACTAAACTTTGTATCCATGGAAGGATCAGCATTATCAAACGACAAATCATTCACAGCAAAAGACATGCAACCCATCCATTGGATATTAATCGGAGAATGCATTGAACAAAGCATAGATTCAATAAAAAAACTACAAAAACAAAACAAAAAAATCATGACCCCTAAAGGAAATTACTTTAAAACCAAACTAGTCAACTACTTCATAAAATTCCTTATAAACAACTCACAAAAATACATAAAAGACCTAAAAAAAGGTAAACCCCCAAAAGACTACCAA